A window of the Cannabis sativa cultivar Pink pepper isolate KNU-18-1 chromosome X, ASM2916894v1, whole genome shotgun sequence genome harbors these coding sequences:
- the LOC133031756 gene encoding polygalacturonase At1g48100-like, producing the protein MKYTRLSLFLVFIFFLCIVLSTQARRHHTKHKHTHHHHKGSYISQPPSCSPAPVPEPEPEPAPEPEPEPAPAPEPAEPPYEDGHPTNSSDVFDVRKFGAVGDGITDDTDAFKMAWDTACQSDSATVILVPKGLSFMIQSTIFTGPCKTSLVFQVDGTLMPPDGPESWPKKQSRHQWLVFYRINEMSFVGGGVIDGRGQKWWDLPCKPHRGANGTTLSGPCDSPIAIRFFMSSNLTVQGLKIKNSPQFNFRFDSCQNVHIDSISITAPALSPNTDGIHIENSNDVGIYNSVISNGDDCVSIGSGCHNVDIRNITCGPGHGISIGSLGNHNSKACVSNITVKDSVIKVSNNGVRIKTWQGGSGAVFGIRFINIHMDNVRNPIIIDQFYCLSKGCNNQTSAVFVSDILYENIKGTYDIRSPPMHFGCSDSVPCTNLTLSEVELLPAFGDIVSDPFCWNAYGDLQTLTIPPVSCLIEGLPSRSTLGSNDSPYC; encoded by the exons ATGAAGTATACTCGTTTGTCTTTGTTTCTAGTCTTCATTTTTTTCCTTTGCATAGTCCTTTCGACACAGGCAAGGCGGCACCATACCAAACACAAACACACTCACCACCACCACAAAGGCTCCTACATTTCACAGCCTCCCTCATGCTCACCTGCACCTGTGCCTGAGCCTGAGCCTGAACCTGCACCCGAGCCTGAGCCTGAGCCTGCGCCTGCGCCTGAGCCTGCTGAGCCACCATATGAAGATGGTCATCCAACAAATTCAAGTGATGTTTTTGATGTGCGAAAATTCGGTGCTGTCGGGGATGGAATAACAGATGATACAGATGCATTCAAGATGGCATGGGACACTGCCTGTCAGAGTGACTCTGCCACTGTTATCCTTGTTCCCAAAGGATTATCTTTCATGATACAATCCACTATTTTCACTGGTCCTTGTAAAACTAGCCTAGTATTTCAG GTTGATGGAACTCTAATGCCTCCTGATGGACCTGAATCCTGGCCAAAGAAGCAGAGTAGGCACCAATGGCTTGTATTTTACAGAATAAATGAAATGTCATTTGTGGGAGGTGGTGTAATTGATGGAAGAGGTCAGAAATGGTGGGATCTCCCCTGCAAACCCCACAGG GGTGCAAACGGAACTACATTGTCAGGACCATGTGATAGCCCCATT GCAATCAGGTTCTTCATGAGCTCAAACTTGACTGTACAAGGACTTAAAATCAAGAACAGTCCACAGTTCAACTTCAGATTCGATAGTTGTCAAAATGTTCATATAGATTCCATTTCAATTACAGCTCCTGCCCTGAGTCCTAACACTGATGGGATTCACATTGAAAACTCTAATGACGTTGGAATATACAACTCGGTGATTTCAAATG GGGATGACTGTGTATCAATTGGATCAGGGTGCCATAATGTAGACATAAGAAACATCACCTGTGGACCAGGCCATGGCATCAG CATCGGGAGTCTAGGTAATCACAACTCGAAAGCATGCGTTTCGAACATCACAGTGAAAGACTCAGTGATCAAAGTGTCAAATAATGGAGTTAGGATCAAGACATGGCAAGGTGGATCAGGAGCAGTGTTTGGAATAAGATTCATCAACATTCACATGGACAATGTAAGGAATCCAATTATAATAGACCAATTTTACTGCCTTAGCAAAGGTTGCAACAACCAAACCTCAGCTGTGTTTGTATCAGACatattatatgaaaatataaaagGAACCTATGATATAAGGAGTCCACCTATGCATTTTGGCTGCAGTGATTCAGTACCATGCACTAATTTGACTCTCTCTGAGGTTGAGCTTCTTCCTGCTTTTGGTGACATAGTTTCTGACCCTTTTTGTTGGAATGCATATGGAGACCTACAAACTCTCACTATTCCACCAGTTTCTTGCTTAATTGAGGGCCTTCCTTCTCGATCCACATTGGGCAGTAATGACAGCCCTTATTGctga